In Xanthocytophaga agilis, a genomic segment contains:
- a CDS encoding transposase: protein YHILAISDCIDGNHNDSFELVENMDILLQTLKEATIDIQYSHRNADAGFDLATFIEQIETTHKMIANIPRNKRNTKKIKQRYLGEYIYSFRKKIETVFAWMDSYKRILIRFDYKSLHFKSWLYLASTLINLRSVFN from the coding sequence TATCATATCCTGGCTATTTCTGACTGTATAGATGGAAATCATAATGATAGTTTTGAGTTAGTTGAAAACATGGATATTTTGCTACAAACTCTTAAAGAAGCAACGATTGATATACAGTACTCACACCGTAATGCAGATGCGGGATTTGATCTGGCAACATTTATTGAGCAGATTGAAACTACTCATAAAATGATCGCCAATATTCCCAGGAACAAACGCAATACCAAGAAAATAAAGCAACGCTATTTAGGAGAATACATTTATAGTTTTCGCAAGAAAATTGAGACCGTTTTTGCCTGGATGGACAGTTACAAACGAATTTTGATACGATTTGACTATAAATCTCTCCATTTCAAATCCTGGTTATATTTAGCCTCCACTTTAATCAATCTCAGATCTGTCTTCAACTAA
- a CDS encoding TolC family protein, with translation MKKIVFTGIWMACVLAGNAQEVRRVSATEALTIAEQNRKDIRNQAISESIATNEIAKINARKAPQVTASLDYRYNMQLQRSVLPAGTIRPDAPTIIPLGTKYNITTGVNASYDVFNPANRSDIKYAQKSIELEKANTKKAVVDVRQAVLQAYYDVLLGQEKVRFSSENLKRTEQYYQEGRVKYENRTILKSDLDRLQLDMQNARITYEEDRKNLQLGQLYLANQMGLEPEARVEASETLETILQGLPEVNNIQRTSEQRVEITQEKLKLEQNQLDYTRQNKAYWPTVSVFASWNAQHLNNNFGPFDANTWYPYSYVGLKVNATLFDGLQKERSKTEYRFRAEQNQNTLAKLQSDLNYEWESAKVELLNIREKLKTAQENYQLAQQVVQTDSLRFGEGKITAAELKNTEYSLATAQNNLMASYYNFLVARLKYKKAIGEL, from the coding sequence ATGAAAAAAATTGTGTTTACAGGAATATGGATGGCTTGTGTGCTGGCAGGAAATGCACAGGAGGTACGCAGAGTATCCGCCACTGAAGCTCTTACTATTGCAGAGCAGAACCGAAAAGATATACGTAACCAGGCAATTAGTGAAAGTATAGCTACAAATGAAATAGCCAAAATAAATGCCAGAAAAGCTCCACAGGTTACCGCATCTCTGGACTACCGATATAATATGCAGTTACAACGTAGTGTATTGCCTGCAGGGACCATACGGCCTGATGCGCCAACAATTATTCCATTAGGCACTAAATACAATATCACAACTGGAGTCAATGCTAGCTATGATGTATTTAATCCTGCCAATCGGTCGGATATAAAGTATGCACAGAAGAGTATAGAACTGGAAAAGGCCAATACCAAAAAAGCGGTCGTAGATGTACGTCAGGCTGTGTTGCAGGCCTACTATGATGTATTGCTAGGGCAGGAAAAGGTCCGTTTTTCTTCCGAAAACCTGAAGCGTACAGAACAATATTATCAGGAGGGCCGTGTAAAATATGAGAATCGTACCATTCTGAAAAGTGATTTGGATAGGTTACAGCTTGACATGCAGAATGCACGTATTACCTATGAAGAAGACCGTAAAAATCTGCAGCTTGGTCAGCTATACCTGGCTAACCAGATGGGACTGGAACCGGAAGCCCGTGTTGAGGCTTCCGAAACGCTGGAAACCATTTTGCAGGGTTTGCCTGAGGTAAATAATATTCAGCGTACTTCGGAACAACGTGTAGAGATAACACAGGAAAAACTAAAACTGGAACAGAATCAACTTGACTATACACGCCAAAACAAAGCCTACTGGCCTACAGTATCTGTTTTTGCCAGCTGGAACGCACAACATTTAAATAACAATTTCGGTCCCTTTGATGCCAATACCTGGTATCCATACAGTTATGTAGGTTTGAAGGTCAATGCTACCTTGTTTGATGGATTGCAAAAAGAACGTAGCAAAACAGAATATCGTTTTCGGGCTGAACAAAATCAGAACACATTGGCAAAGTTACAATCAGATCTGAACTATGAGTGGGAAAGTGCCAAAGTCGAGTTACTAAACATTCGGGAAAAGCTGAAAACGGCTCAGGAAAATTACCAACTGGCACAACAGGTTGTACAAACAGATAGCCTGCGGTTCGGGGAAGGTAAGATTACGGCTGCAGAATTGAAAAATACGGAGTACTCACTAGCGACAGCACAAAACAATCTGATGGCCAGTTACTATAATTTTTTGGTTGCCCGGCTAAAGTATAAAAAAGCAATCGGAGAGTTATAA
- a CDS encoding HlyD family secretion protein — MKMIFPEKVKILLLLLTTVMCLTACGGKKDEENESRAVTTKQVVAEVDTIIGVANIEPVGKILPLSVEVSGIVAEIYADANQSVDKGDRIIALDHQVQQMQLEQARSKLGTQQAVITSAQATLASQEVKLANARNTYERDQRLFNGGAETQQTLDDSKTQYEQLRKDVDAARATLVQQQRRLTELQTDLAYNQALLDQRFIKAPARGMVLSVDTKVGESVSSGTSLGDFAPEGGLMAVTEIDELFAPKVKAGQSAFIRPQGGTEILAKGKVFFTSSYLKKKSLFADKAENLEDRRVREVRVRLDSNSRILIGSRVECVIKMK; from the coding sequence ATGAAAATGATTTTTCCGGAAAAAGTTAAAATTCTTCTCCTGTTGCTGACTACAGTTATGTGTCTGACAGCCTGTGGAGGCAAAAAGGATGAAGAAAACGAATCGCGTGCTGTAACTACAAAGCAGGTGGTAGCTGAAGTAGATACCATTATCGGGGTTGCCAACATTGAGCCTGTTGGTAAAATATTGCCACTCAGTGTAGAGGTGAGTGGTATTGTGGCTGAGATTTATGCCGATGCCAACCAATCGGTTGACAAAGGTGATCGGATCATTGCATTAGACCATCAGGTGCAGCAGATGCAACTGGAGCAGGCTAGAAGCAAACTTGGGACACAGCAGGCTGTTATTACCTCCGCACAGGCTACATTGGCTTCTCAGGAAGTAAAGCTGGCAAATGCCAGAAACACTTACGAACGTGACCAGCGGCTTTTTAACGGAGGGGCAGAAACTCAGCAGACACTTGATGACAGTAAGACCCAATATGAACAACTTCGCAAAGATGTAGACGCTGCTCGTGCTACACTGGTGCAACAACAGCGTAGATTAACAGAACTACAGACCGATCTGGCCTATAATCAGGCATTGCTTGATCAGCGGTTTATCAAAGCTCCTGCCCGTGGCATGGTACTGTCTGTTGACACGAAAGTTGGAGAAAGTGTCAGTAGTGGTACGTCGTTAGGCGATTTTGCACCAGAGGGTGGATTGATGGCAGTGACGGAGATTGACGAGTTGTTTGCCCCAAAAGTGAAAGCTGGGCAGTCCGCTTTTATTCGTCCACAGGGAGGGACTGAAATTCTGGCAAAAGGGAAAGTATTTTTTACCTCTTCCTACCTGAAAAAGAAGTCGCTGTTTGCTGACAAAGCTGAGAATCTGGAAGACAGGCGGGTGCGTGAGGTCCGTGTCCGACTGGACTCTAACTCTCGTATTCTCATTGGAAGCCGGGTAGAATGTGTGATCAAAATGAAATAA
- a CDS encoding pyridoxal phosphate-dependent aminotransferase, whose translation MISRSSNLNGVNYEIRGPIYEQAVALEKAGHSIIKLHIGNPAPFGFNTPAHIQQALIDNLAKAQGYAASNGILEARAAVAKHYTQRGIQGITEDTVFIGNGVSDLIMLSLQALLERGDEILLPMPDYPLWTSAVRLCGGNAVHYICDEQADWMPDLEDIRKKITPKTRGLVIINPNNPTGAVYTRETLEGLLQIAREHNLIIFSDEIYDRILYDDAKHISIASLADDVLCLTMSGLTKNYFGAGFRAGWLVLSGKTKEAQDYMEGLMLLATMRVCSSVPAQYCIKPALEGYQHIDDLVLPTGRLYQQRDAAVQAINAIPGLSCVTPKGAFYLFAKIDTSVCPIESDKQFVMSVLKEEKVLVVQGSGFNYHTSDHFRVVFLPSVDQLTEGISRIGKVVERVAMTEKV comes from the coding sequence ATGATTAGCCGAAGTTCCAATCTCAATGGCGTGAATTATGAGATTCGCGGACCCATTTATGAGCAAGCTGTCGCACTAGAGAAAGCCGGTCATTCCATTATTAAATTACATATTGGCAATCCGGCACCGTTTGGTTTCAATACCCCGGCGCACATTCAGCAGGCCCTTATCGATAACCTGGCCAAAGCCCAAGGCTATGCGGCCTCAAACGGTATTCTGGAAGCCCGAGCGGCAGTCGCGAAACATTATACACAGAGAGGAATACAAGGCATCACGGAAGATACTGTTTTCATTGGAAATGGTGTCAGTGATCTGATCATGTTAAGTTTACAGGCATTACTGGAAAGAGGCGATGAGATTCTGCTTCCAATGCCTGATTATCCTTTATGGACATCAGCTGTTCGTTTGTGTGGTGGAAATGCAGTTCATTATATATGTGATGAACAGGCTGACTGGATGCCTGATCTGGAAGACATTCGTAAGAAAATTACGCCTAAAACCAGAGGATTGGTAATTATCAATCCCAATAACCCAACAGGTGCTGTATATACACGAGAGACACTGGAAGGTCTTTTACAAATAGCCAGAGAGCATAATCTGATCATATTCTCTGATGAGATCTATGACCGGATTCTGTATGATGATGCCAAACATATCTCTATTGCATCCTTAGCCGATGATGTGTTGTGCCTTACAATGAGTGGCCTGACCAAAAACTACTTTGGCGCAGGGTTCCGGGCGGGCTGGCTGGTACTGAGCGGCAAAACCAAAGAGGCACAGGATTACATGGAAGGTCTGATGCTACTTGCCACTATGCGTGTGTGTAGTAGTGTTCCTGCACAGTACTGTATCAAACCTGCTCTGGAAGGATACCAGCATATTGATGATCTGGTGTTGCCAACCGGGCGTTTGTATCAACAGCGGGATGCTGCTGTGCAGGCCATTAATGCGATTCCCGGACTGAGTTGTGTAACTCCCAAAGGTGCTTTTTATCTGTTTGCGAAAATAGATACATCTGTCTGTCCTATTGAGAGTGACAAACAGTTTGTGATGAGTGTACTCAAAGAAGAGAAAGTACTGGTAGTCCAGGGGTCTGGTTTCAATTACCATACATCTGATCACTTTCGTGTAGTATTCCTGCCTTCTGTAGATCAACTGACCGAAGGAATCTCCCGTATAGGAAAAGTGGTAGAACGTGTAGCCATGACAGAAAAAGTATAG
- a CDS encoding UDP-N-acetylmuramate--L-alanine ligase produces MKDKLQNIHFISIGGAAMHNLAIALHLKGITVTGSDDEILDPSRSRLQRHGLLPEKEGWYPEKIHPGLDAVILGMHAREDNPELKKAQELGLPVYSYPEFVYEHSVNKQRIVIVGSHGKTTITSLILHVLKHLKRKFDYLVGAQIEGFETMVQLTDDAPIIIIEGDEYFASPIHRKPKFLYYQHHIGLMSGIAWDHINVYPDFDEYVKQFELFAESTPKAGSLIFDKNDDLVTVICRKEREDVARQEYDTHPHRIKDGKTYLLTSDNEEIPVSIFGEHNMRNISGAKTVLERIGIEEAEFYRAVSSFKGAARRLEIVGSNATTTFFRDFAHAPSKLEATTQAVKAQFPKRKLVACMELHTFSSLNKTFLKEYKDTFNMADVAVAYYNPHTVEHKRLEPLSEKDIKIAFNRPDLQVFTNSEALKEFLLKQSWQDTNLLMMSSGNYNGLDMKNLSEHIL; encoded by the coding sequence ATGAAAGACAAATTACAGAATATACATTTTATATCTATTGGCGGGGCAGCTATGCACAATCTGGCCATAGCACTACATCTGAAAGGAATTACTGTAACAGGATCTGATGATGAAATCCTGGACCCATCCAGAAGTCGCCTGCAACGGCATGGGCTGTTGCCAGAGAAAGAAGGATGGTATCCTGAAAAGATTCATCCGGGTTTGGATGCTGTCATTCTGGGAATGCATGCTCGTGAAGACAATCCTGAATTGAAAAAAGCACAGGAACTTGGTTTGCCAGTGTATTCTTATCCGGAGTTCGTCTATGAGCATTCTGTAAACAAACAACGTATTGTTATTGTAGGGAGTCATGGAAAAACTACGATTACCTCTCTGATCCTGCATGTATTAAAACACCTGAAACGGAAGTTTGATTACCTGGTAGGGGCTCAGATAGAAGGATTTGAGACAATGGTCCAACTCACTGACGATGCGCCAATTATTATTATTGAAGGCGACGAATACTTTGCCTCTCCTATCCATCGCAAGCCCAAGTTCTTGTATTATCAGCACCATATTGGGCTCATGAGTGGCATTGCCTGGGATCATATCAATGTGTATCCGGATTTTGATGAATATGTGAAGCAATTCGAACTCTTTGCAGAATCCACACCTAAAGCAGGCTCATTGATTTTTGATAAAAATGATGATTTGGTTACTGTAATCTGTCGTAAAGAACGTGAAGATGTAGCACGTCAGGAATATGATACCCATCCACATCGCATCAAAGATGGTAAAACATATCTGCTTACATCTGACAATGAAGAAATTCCGGTAAGCATATTCGGTGAACACAATATGCGCAATATCAGTGGGGCTAAAACCGTGCTGGAACGGATCGGAATAGAAGAAGCTGAGTTCTATAGGGCTGTTTCCTCGTTTAAGGGAGCTGCCCGCAGACTGGAAATTGTAGGTAGTAATGCTACCACTACCTTCTTCCGGGACTTTGCCCATGCACCTTCCAAATTAGAAGCTACAACACAAGCGGTAAAAGCACAGTTTCCCAAACGTAAACTGGTTGCCTGTATGGAGCTTCATACATTCAGCAGTCTGAACAAAACTTTCCTGAAAGAATATAAGGATACATTCAATATGGCAGATGTTGCAGTTGCCTACTACAATCCGCATACAGTAGAACACAAACGACTGGAGCCTCTTAGTGAGAAAGATATCAAAATAGCATTTAACAGACCTGACCTTCAGGTATTTACGAATAGTGAGGCATTAAAAGAATTCTTACTGAAACAAAGCTGGCAAGATACAAATCTTTTAATGATGAGTTCCGGTAACTACAATGGTCTGGACATGAAAAACTTAAGCGAGCATATTCTTTAA
- a CDS encoding 3'-5' exonuclease has translation MHSLKLKKPVAFFDIESTGTNVVKDRIVEISVLRALVNGETNIKTWRINPTIPIPPESSVFHGIYDEDIKDKPTFKEVAHDIFRFFEGADLGGFNVLRLDIPLLVEEFLRVDLDFNLDSRKIIDAQKIFHLMEPRSLPAAYKFYCQKELENAHSAEADTVATFEVLCAQVERYSGVAIKDENGKDYTPVHNDMQKLHEITAHKLVDLAGRMVLNDKGQEIFNFGKHKDRLVTEVLDKEPAFYDWVMKGDFPLDTKRKLTEIKLRNSFRRR, from the coding sequence ATGCATTCTCTAAAGCTAAAAAAACCAGTCGCCTTTTTTGATATAGAGTCCACAGGAACAAACGTTGTCAAAGACCGGATTGTAGAAATCAGTGTACTCAGAGCCCTGGTCAATGGCGAAACGAATATCAAAACATGGCGTATTAACCCAACCATTCCGATTCCTCCTGAGAGCAGTGTGTTTCATGGTATCTATGATGAAGACATCAAAGACAAGCCTACCTTTAAAGAAGTAGCCCATGATATATTCCGGTTCTTCGAAGGAGCGGATCTGGGAGGCTTTAATGTATTACGTCTGGACATTCCTCTTCTGGTTGAAGAATTTCTACGGGTGGATCTTGATTTTAATCTGGATAGCCGTAAAATCATTGATGCCCAGAAAATATTCCATCTGATGGAACCCCGCAGTTTGCCTGCTGCCTATAAATTCTATTGCCAGAAAGAACTTGAAAATGCACATAGTGCAGAAGCAGATACAGTGGCCACATTTGAAGTACTGTGTGCTCAGGTAGAACGCTATAGTGGAGTGGCAATCAAAGATGAAAATGGCAAAGACTATACGCCTGTACACAATGATATGCAGAAGCTGCATGAGATCACAGCCCATAAACTGGTAGATCTGGCAGGCCGCATGGTATTAAATGATAAGGGACAGGAGATCTTCAACTTTGGCAAACACAAAGACAGATTGGTCACAGAAGTGCTGGACAAAGAACCTGCGTTCTACGACTGGGTGATGAAAGGAGACTTTCCACTGGATACCAAGCGTAAACTAACTGAAATTAAACTGCGGAACAGCTTCCGCAGAAGATAA
- a CDS encoding sterol desaturase family protein, whose amino-acid sequence MAFLDLLLTTGASLIFLSLVFIPMEKVFPAKQGQKIFRKDWILDMCFFLGQYLFWNGIVLWALNKFNIWLADFTPTGFRKTIQLQPIWLQAVEVIFFSDLFVYWGHRLQHSIGFLWRFHKVHHSSEHLDWLASHREHPLDSIYTIGIINLPAFIMGFDLDVLAGIIAFRGIWAIYIHSNVRLPIGPLKMLIGSPELHHWHHSLEKDAGNYANISPLMDLLFGTYICPDHEPEKLGIQEEFPKNYIGQLGKPLLPDSIWPKSSEESEINTYNADSPTITEITN is encoded by the coding sequence ATGGCATTCCTTGATTTACTACTAACTACCGGTGCCAGTCTGATTTTCTTAAGTCTGGTCTTTATACCCATGGAAAAAGTTTTTCCGGCAAAACAGGGACAGAAGATCTTTCGGAAGGACTGGATTCTGGATATGTGTTTCTTTCTGGGACAGTATTTATTCTGGAATGGAATTGTATTGTGGGCTCTCAACAAATTTAATATCTGGCTTGCAGATTTTACTCCTACAGGTTTTAGAAAAACAATACAATTGCAACCGATCTGGTTACAGGCAGTAGAGGTAATTTTCTTTAGTGATTTATTTGTTTATTGGGGACATCGACTTCAGCACTCTATTGGTTTTCTATGGAGATTTCACAAAGTACACCATAGTTCTGAACACCTAGACTGGCTCGCCTCCCATAGAGAACATCCTCTTGATTCTATCTATACAATAGGCATTATCAACCTGCCTGCATTTATCATGGGTTTCGATCTGGATGTGCTGGCGGGGATTATAGCATTCAGAGGTATTTGGGCAATCTATATTCATTCCAATGTGCGATTACCTATTGGCCCACTCAAAATGCTCATTGGCTCTCCAGAACTTCATCACTGGCATCATTCTCTTGAGAAAGATGCAGGAAATTATGCCAATATTTCGCCTCTTATGGATCTTCTGTTTGGTACTTATATTTGTCCTGATCACGAACCTGAAAAATTAGGTATTCAGGAAGAGTTTCCTAAAAATTATATTGGTCAGTTAGGCAAACCTTTGCTCCCTGATTCTATTTGGCCAAAATCATCAGAAGAATCAGAAATCAATACGTATAACGCTGACTCACCAACTATCACAGAAATAACAAATTAG
- a CDS encoding SMI1/KNR4 family protein: MKELLQAISKKALLSNSFDFSEEQIQSEWLGFSGASDQEIEEAERRLQINLPQDYKDFLKISNGFSQTTCVSCTFLPTDKIDYLKVLDDDLIDIWNEPEEVHEGLAASILIGGLHEEQYFLLIPPHSASESWSYWKFASWIPGEEIYDSLKDFFTSEYSFLEEQTKGLEIPTPRPIVDYSLRDAVFDLDWNRVYSISLDAILEDKHYPYSKDSTDLFALLLIAAGRENRFSELTEWFHTIQESRKNNISSHLYSKRLLKEYEEAATKQLLFAPEFHRVLYFQQTMHYRVADIEKWISQGNKNLLKEKNKAAKIGHIFHYLNSYDNIKEILELYESAQCELDWNVHLKAAVAYATIHQISDAKYAVKQYFKQAIDYRPLEPFLIEPLLPILDKELLDSVQDRKAN, translated from the coding sequence ATGAAAGAACTCCTGCAAGCCATCTCCAAGAAAGCTTTATTATCAAATAGTTTTGATTTTAGTGAAGAACAAATCCAATCCGAATGGCTTGGCTTCTCAGGTGCCTCAGACCAGGAAATAGAAGAAGCTGAAAGAAGACTGCAAATCAATCTACCTCAAGATTACAAAGATTTTCTAAAAATCAGCAATGGATTTTCTCAAACAACTTGTGTTAGCTGCACATTCCTCCCTACTGATAAAATTGACTACTTAAAAGTTCTTGACGATGACTTGATTGATATATGGAATGAACCCGAAGAGGTACATGAAGGACTCGCTGCAAGTATCCTCATTGGAGGTCTTCATGAAGAGCAATACTTTTTATTAATTCCTCCTCATAGTGCATCTGAATCATGGAGCTACTGGAAGTTTGCAAGCTGGATACCTGGTGAAGAAATATATGATTCGTTGAAAGACTTTTTTACTTCAGAATATTCTTTTCTGGAAGAACAAACCAAAGGGTTAGAAATACCTACTCCCAGGCCAATAGTTGATTACAGTTTACGAGATGCCGTGTTTGATCTTGACTGGAATCGTGTGTATTCTATTTCATTGGATGCGATTCTAGAAGATAAACACTATCCTTATAGTAAAGATAGCACAGATCTATTCGCACTTTTACTTATTGCTGCAGGTAGAGAAAACAGATTTTCTGAATTGACAGAATGGTTCCATACTATTCAAGAGAGTAGAAAGAACAATATCAGCTCCCACCTGTACAGCAAACGTTTACTCAAAGAATACGAAGAGGCTGCTACTAAACAACTTCTTTTTGCACCTGAATTTCACCGAGTTTTGTACTTTCAACAAACTATGCATTATAGAGTGGCAGATATCGAAAAATGGATAAGCCAGGGAAATAAAAACTTGCTAAAGGAAAAAAATAAAGCAGCTAAAATTGGTCATATCTTTCATTATCTGAATAGTTATGACAATATCAAAGAGATTTTAGAACTATATGAGTCTGCCCAATGTGAGCTGGATTGGAATGTTCACTTAAAAGCTGCTGTTGCATATGCTACCATACACCAGATTTCAGATGCTAAATATGCTGTTAAACAGTATTTTAAACAAGCTATAGATTACCGTCCATTAGAGCCGTTTCTGATTGAGCCATTACTACCCATTCTGGATAAAGAACTTTTGGATAGTGTGCAAGATAGAAAAGCAAACTAA
- a CDS encoding ABC transporter permease — MLKIALKFILYDKPKSIGALAGTIISIFLIGQNIGIFIFLTNSMSALVRNNADYIWVVDSKTTNVNSLSLLDTRLGHELESIKGVKKAYPLVITGGSARFPNGKSAALTLIGSQAPAFAGGPWNVFIGQKGLLLQEGAIFTDFFDSKILGDVALGDYFEINGKKVFVAGQTRGVRSFGGVYAFTTLERARYLGKVSPYKANAFLIEWNPSIQPEEITARINSGIAGVRAWESKEFTYQTILTVVKSSGIAISFGTIILFALIAGLVIIGLTLYSAAIDRIRDYGTLKAIGATNSYIRRLILTQALVFGLAGFVIGYLFIQGFRVGIANAGTIFSYPWWLQIIFFVLTLLISLGGSLFAIRRVASVEPAQVFR; from the coding sequence ATGCTCAAAATTGCATTAAAATTTATTTTGTATGATAAACCCAAGTCTATTGGGGCATTGGCAGGTACTATCATTTCTATTTTTCTGATAGGCCAGAATATCGGGATCTTCATTTTCCTGACCAATTCCATGAGTGCACTGGTTCGGAATAATGCGGATTACATCTGGGTAGTAGACAGTAAGACTACGAACGTAAACTCATTGTCTTTGCTTGATACCCGGTTGGGACATGAACTGGAATCTATCAAAGGGGTAAAGAAAGCTTATCCACTTGTGATAACAGGAGGAAGTGCCAGGTTTCCCAATGGAAAGTCTGCTGCACTTACCTTGATTGGCTCTCAGGCACCCGCATTTGCAGGTGGCCCCTGGAATGTATTTATTGGACAAAAAGGCTTGTTATTGCAGGAGGGAGCCATATTTACAGATTTCTTTGATAGCAAGATACTGGGTGACGTGGCGTTAGGTGATTACTTCGAGATCAATGGAAAGAAGGTGTTTGTAGCTGGCCAAACTCGTGGTGTCCGATCATTTGGGGGGGTATATGCCTTTACCACACTGGAACGTGCCCGTTATCTGGGAAAGGTATCTCCTTACAAAGCCAATGCTTTTCTGATTGAATGGAACCCTTCAATCCAACCAGAAGAAATTACTGCCCGCATCAATTCCGGTATTGCAGGAGTAAGAGCATGGGAGAGTAAGGAGTTTACCTATCAGACCATTCTGACAGTTGTCAAATCCAGTGGCATTGCCATTTCTTTTGGTACAATTATCCTGTTTGCGCTAATAGCCGGATTAGTGATTATTGGGTTGACACTGTATTCGGCTGCTATAGACCGTATCCGGGATTATGGCACTCTGAAAGCCATAGGAGCTACCAATAGTTATATCCGTCGTCTTATTCTGACACAGGCACTGGTATTCGGGCTGGCTGGATTTGTAATCGGATATTTGTTTATCCAGGGTTTTCGTGTTGGTATCGCCAATGCCGGAACCATCTTTAGTTATCCCTGGTGGTTACAGATCATATTCTTTGTTCTTACCCTGTTAATCTCACTAGGAGGAAGTTTGTTTGCCATTCGTCGGGTGGCCAGTGTAGAACCTGCTCAGGTATTCAGATAA
- a CDS encoding prephenate dehydrogenase, giving the protein MKVTVVGIGLIGGSIALALKESGFAETVIGVDNKSEHIIKALELKLVDKVLLLPDAIKQSDIVILATPVDSLLTLLPQVLDQVDNQIVIEVGSTKKLVVASVKNHPKRKNYVATHPMAGTEYSGPEAAIRGLFAGKCSVFCDVEDSDPTAVETIKRLYEEGMNMRIVYLDSVSHDVHTAYISHISHICSFALAQTVLDKEKEEARIFELASGGFDSTVRLAKSSPDTWIPIFRQNRENIIDVLDEYINTLLTFKGLMLSGSYDTFHKKLEHANDIRRILK; this is encoded by the coding sequence ATGAAAGTAACTGTAGTGGGGATCGGGTTGATTGGAGGCTCGATTGCACTGGCACTTAAAGAAAGTGGTTTTGCCGAAACTGTTATTGGAGTAGATAACAAGTCAGAACATATAATCAAGGCTCTGGAGTTAAAGTTGGTTGATAAAGTGCTTTTATTGCCTGACGCTATTAAGCAGTCTGATATTGTCATTCTGGCTACTCCTGTAGATTCATTGCTGACGCTGCTGCCACAAGTGTTGGATCAGGTGGATAACCAGATTGTAATTGAAGTAGGTTCTACCAAGAAGCTGGTAGTAGCCAGTGTGAAGAACCATCCAAAGCGGAAAAATTATGTAGCCACTCACCCAATGGCAGGAACAGAGTACTCTGGCCCGGAAGCCGCTATACGAGGGTTATTTGCTGGTAAATGTTCTGTTTTCTGCGATGTAGAAGATAGTGATCCAACTGCCGTAGAGACCATCAAACGATTATATGAAGAGGGTATGAATATGCGGATTGTGTATCTGGATTCAGTATCACACGATGTACATACAGCGTATATATCCCATATCTCACACATTTGTTCATTTGCCTTAGCACAAACCGTATTAGATAAAGAGAAAGAAGAAGCCCGTATCTTTGAGCTGGCCAGTGGTGGTTTTGATTCTACTGTACGTCTGGCAAAGAGTTCCCCTGATACCTGGATACCAATATTCCGGCAAAACCGTGAGAATATTATTGATGTGCTGGATGAATATATCAATACTCTCCTCACATTCAAAGGTCTGATGTTAAGTGGAAGCTACGATACATTTCATAAAAAGCTGGAGCACGCCAACGACATCCGCCGGATTTTGAAGTGA